From the Carassius gibelio isolate Cgi1373 ecotype wild population from Czech Republic chromosome B25, carGib1.2-hapl.c, whole genome shotgun sequence genome, one window contains:
- the ppp1r32 gene encoding protein phosphatase 1 regulatory subunit 32: MVGPLGAVKPLVGMGRPGGRPANIGLDQYCTSYRQSYSKELFQSCLGHHFGTGYSANHRPVLYYSSSLDRYDNPQFGLSLLDSFESQTKRHYQRLVLPDGTEPLACTGSRHRESGYLQLQAQPRPRAASCQTEYKATYIPHRLRVLVGPIEDSGYTKEANLQPNTFLPQNISMDDARRTQESVMKTDFLPGCFLQGSEALPKLASRALRETGFTRETQKPLTSSASVQGGVGKDSGQKTRTAEARWSIGPMGSSGFVLNAPNITSLSHTPADQQHFLTHYQSKFCDKSSVMPQRSEWLRGGIQRHRESGYSGRDTDRFNLSGFNVLASQ, translated from the exons ATGGTTGGACCCTTGGGAGCAGTCAAACCTTTGGTGGGAATGGGCAGACCAGGGGGGCGTCCGGCAAACATCGGCCTAGACCAGTATTGCACCTCCTACAGACAATCTTACA GTAAGGAGTTATTCCAGTCATGTCTCGGTCATCATTTTGGGACGGGTTACTCTGCCAACCACCGTCCTGTTCTGTACTACAGCTCCAGCCTGGATCGCTATGATaatccacagtttgg TCTCTCATTGTTGGACAGTTTTGAGTCTCAAACGAAGCGTCATTACCAGCGTCTGGTTCTGCCCGACGGGACGGAGCCTTTGGCCTGCACAGGCTCCAGACACAGAGAGAGCGGATATTTGCAGCTCCAAGCTCAGCCAAGACCT AGAGCAGCGTCCTGTCAGACTGAATATAAAGCCACTTACATTCCTCACCGCCTCAGAGTTTTGG TTGGACCCATAGAAGATAGTGGATACACTAAGGAAGCCAATCTACAGCCAAATACCTTCCTCCCCCAAAATATTAgcatg GATGACGCTCGCAGGACACAGGAAAGTGTGATGAAGACTGACTTCCTTCCCGGATGTTTCCTTCAG ggCAGTGAAGCACTACCAAAACTTGCCTCCCGTGCACTTCGGGAAACTGGATTTACAAGAGAAACCCAGAAGCCTCTGACCAGTTCA GCCTCTGTGCAGGGTGGTGTTGGTAAAGACAGTGGACAGAAGACTAGAACTGCTGAAGCTAGATGGTCCATTGGGCCAATG GGCTCATCAGGATTCGTCCTGAACGCCCCCAACATCACGAGCCTCTCACATACACCAGCCGACCAGCAACACTTCCTCACACACTACCAAAGCAA GTTTTGTGATAAATCATCAGTGATGCCGCAGAGATCAGAATGGCTGAGAGGAGGCatacagagacacagagaaagcGGATACAGTGGACGAGACACAGAtag gTTTAATCTTAGTGGATTTAATGTCCTAGCTTCACAATAA
- the LOC128013878 gene encoding leucine-rich repeat-containing protein 10B, whose protein sequence is MGNSSQKEAQDEGGEEKEKKVKEKGDEDEEEEEAAEKEEEEEEEEEVLEDEELPLGVDDLLASGDPVLDLSYYKFRRLPRQVLDLEYLEKLYVCGNRLRNIPKGITRLQGLRTLALDFNKLDDVPLSVCKLTNLTCLYLGSNRLVSLPPEVSNLQNLRCLWVESNYFQRFPKQLYDLPNLRSLQIGDNRLRTLPSDLCRMESLRGLWLYGNRFQEFPRVLLKMEQLEILDMDRNRISEFPNLHHLPALRLFSYDHNPVKEPPRVGEEVLIVGEGAEEVLQARERRREAKERAEKEAEEAAAAAAAAASPVIHGILKKLRMNSALNLAAAKGKEINEPDPSTTPTGDENEPQNNDEGAESERQGVAFEEAELGYDDDGLEYEREELIYEGEVYEGYEGAELEYERAEMDYEYEGEEQEQP, encoded by the coding sequence ATGGGCAACTCATCCCAAAAAGAGGCCCAGGACGAAGGAGGAGAGGAAAAGGAGAAAAAGGTTAAAGAGAAGggagatgaagatgaggaagaggaggaagcggctgaaaaagaagaagaagaagaagaagaagaagaggtcCTGGAGGACGAGGAGCTGCCGCTTGGAGTAGACGATCTCTTGGCGAGTGGAGATCCGGTGTTGGATCTGAGCTACTACAAGTTCCGTCGCCTTCCTCGTCAAGTCCTAGATCTGGAGTACTTGGAGAAGCTCTACGTCTGTGGAAACCGTCTCCGCAACATTCCTAAGGGTATCACGCGGCTGCAGGGTTTGCGTACCCTGGCGCTCGACTTCAATAAACTTGATGACGTTCCTCTCTCGGTGTGCAAGTTGACTAATCTCACATGTCTTTACCTGGGAAGCAACCGGCTGGTGAGCCTCCCACCGGAAGTGAGCAACCTGCAGAACTTACGTTGCCTCTGGGTGGAGAGCAACTACTTCCAGCGATTCCCCAAGCAGTTGTACGACCTTCCCAATTTGCGCTCACTGCAGATCGGGGACAACCGCCTGCGCACCCTTCCCTCGGACCTATGCCGCATGGAGTCCCTGAGAGGGCTCTGGCTGTACGGTAACCGCTTTCAGGAGTTTCCGCGAGTGCTCCTCAAGATGGAGCAGCTGGAGATTCTGGACATGGACCGCAATCGGATATCAGAGTTCCCAAACTTGCATCATCTACCGGCGCTGCGACTCTTCTCCTATGACCACAACCCTGTGAAGGAGCCACCGCGTGTAGGGGAGGAGGTGCTTATCGTCGGGGAGGGGGCTGAGGAGGTGTTGCAGGctagagagagaaggagagaggcaAAAGAACGAGCGGAAAAGGAAGCAGAGGAGGCGGCGGCCGCGGCGGCGGCAGCAGCAAGTCCGGTCATTCACGGAATACTCAAGAAACTCCGGATGAACTCCGCCCTTAACTTGGCAGCTGCTAAGGGGAAGGAAATAAATGAGCCGGATCCATCAACAACCCCAACTGGGGATGAGAACGAACCACAAAATAATGATGAAGGGGCGGAGTCTGAGAGACAAGGTGTGGCGTTTGAGGAGGCGGAGCTTGGTTATGATGATGATGGTCTGGAATATGAAAGGGAGGAGCTAATCTACGAGGGGGAGGTGTATGAAGGCTACGAGGGGGCGGAGTTAGAGTATGAGAGAGCTGAAATGGACTATGAATATGAAGGGGAGGAGCAAGAACAACCTTGA